From one Henriciella marina DSM 19595 genomic stretch:
- a CDS encoding ETC complex I subunit — translation MDARIYKPSKTAMQSGRGKTREWVLEFRSENARFADPLMGWTSINDTTGQVRMHFETREQAIDFAKREKLTFTVDESREPKRLVKSYAQNFSPDRKQPWTH, via the coding sequence ATGGACGCGCGGATCTATAAGCCCAGCAAGACTGCCATGCAGTCTGGACGAGGCAAGACGCGCGAATGGGTCCTCGAGTTTCGGTCTGAAAATGCAAGGTTTGCTGATCCTCTCATGGGCTGGACCAGCATCAATGACACCACTGGTCAGGTCCGTATGCATTTCGAAACGCGCGAACAGGCGATCGATTTTGCCAAGCGCGAGAAACTCACCTTCACAGTTGATGAGTCGCGTGAGCCTAAGCGTCTGGTGAAATCCTACGCGCAGAATTTCTCACCGGACCGCAAACAGCCCTGGACCCACTAG
- a CDS encoding pyridoxal phosphate-dependent decarboxylase family protein — MQLPKTGRNWAELKSEMTERGAGDAKWRDGKTAVYVFNAGPEVEQVQKEAYTAFMSENGLGPAAFPSLAQMEKEVVSMALGLLHGPEGATGAMTSGGTDSITMAIKTARDFARSKGQAGPANIVLPQSAHLAFDKAAHLMDVEVRRVPLKTGGSFEADPSAMAATLDENTIMMVGSAPNFPHGIIDPIEALSDVAVARDVWLHVDACVGGFLAPFARMNGVPVPAFDFELPGVRSMSADLHKYGYAAKGASTVLFRSEELYAYMPFDLAGWSGAPMKTPTLAGTRPGGAISAAWAVMNHLGVEGYRRLQGKVCAAREQVEAGVRERGFEVLGTPVLGLIAFRHPDLHPFAIYAELYKRGWFTSVTKEPRSLHLMLSPKHADMIDDYLRDLDAACEAVRAANGAQAETVQPRYS; from the coding sequence ATGCAATTACCAAAAACCGGACGAAACTGGGCTGAGCTGAAGTCTGAGATGACAGAGCGCGGAGCGGGCGATGCCAAGTGGCGGGACGGCAAGACGGCCGTCTATGTCTTCAATGCGGGCCCCGAAGTCGAGCAGGTCCAGAAGGAAGCGTATACCGCTTTCATGTCCGAAAACGGGCTTGGCCCAGCTGCTTTTCCGTCGCTGGCGCAGATGGAGAAGGAAGTTGTCTCCATGGCGCTCGGCCTTCTGCATGGTCCGGAAGGCGCAACCGGCGCCATGACGTCCGGCGGCACCGATTCGATCACGATGGCGATCAAGACGGCGCGGGACTTTGCGCGCTCGAAAGGGCAGGCGGGGCCGGCCAATATCGTCCTGCCGCAGTCTGCCCATCTTGCCTTTGACAAGGCTGCGCACCTCATGGACGTGGAGGTCCGGCGCGTACCACTGAAGACCGGTGGCAGCTTCGAGGCTGATCCATCTGCCATGGCGGCCACGCTGGATGAGAATACGATCATGATGGTCGGCTCCGCTCCGAATTTTCCACATGGTATTATAGATCCGATCGAGGCTCTGTCGGATGTTGCGGTCGCCAGAGATGTCTGGCTGCATGTCGACGCCTGCGTTGGCGGCTTTCTGGCGCCGTTTGCGCGCATGAATGGCGTGCCGGTTCCGGCTTTCGATTTCGAGCTGCCGGGCGTCCGCTCGATGAGCGCTGATCTTCACAAATATGGCTATGCCGCCAAGGGTGCCTCGACGGTGCTTTTCCGGTCCGAAGAGCTTTACGCCTATATGCCGTTCGATCTGGCCGGATGGTCCGGCGCGCCGATGAAGACGCCGACCCTCGCTGGCACCCGGCCGGGCGGGGCGATCTCTGCGGCCTGGGCGGTGATGAACCATCTCGGTGTCGAGGGGTATCGCCGGCTTCAGGGCAAAGTCTGCGCGGCGCGCGAGCAGGTCGAGGCAGGTGTGCGCGAGCGTGGGTTTGAAGTTCTGGGGACGCCGGTCCTCGGGCTTATCGCTTTCCGTCACCCGGACCTTCATCCGTTTGCGATCTATGCCGAGCTTTACAAGCGCGGCTGGTTTACCTCTGTGACCAAGGAGCCCCGTAGCCTCCATCTCATGCTGTCGCCCAAACATGCCGACATGATCGACGATTATTTGCGCGATCTCGATGCGGCTTGCGAGGCCGTGCGGGCCGCTAATGGCGCGCAGGCCGAGACTGTGCAGCCGCGCTATAGCTGA
- a CDS encoding NADH-quinone oxidoreductase subunit A: MTEIESFALDYLPVILFLGLGVILSLLFIIGAAVLAPSNPDPEKNSAYESGFKAFGDARMKFDVRFYLVAILFIIFDLEVAFLFPWAVSLGAIGVFGFWSMVVFLGVLTIGFIYEWRRGALEWE; this comes from the coding sequence ATGACCGAGATTGAAAGTTTTGCCCTCGACTATCTGCCAGTGATCCTGTTCCTGGGTCTTGGCGTGATCCTGTCGTTGCTCTTTATCATTGGCGCCGCAGTGCTGGCGCCGTCCAATCCGGACCCCGAAAAGAACTCCGCCTATGAGAGCGGGTTCAAGGCGTTTGGCGATGCGCGCATGAAATTCGATGTCCGTTTCTATCTCGTCGCCATTCTCTTTATCATCTTCGACCTGGAAGTGGCTTTCCTCTTCCCCTGGGCTGTCAGCCTTGGCGCTATCGGCGTCTTCGGTTTCTGGTCCATGGTCGTGTTCCTCGGCGTGTTGACGATAGGTTTCATATACGAATGGCGCCGTGGGGCGCTGGAGTGGGAATAA
- a CDS encoding NuoB/complex I 20 kDa subunit family protein, which produces MADDYKPYALGAGRAGVEGGHDVRPDDPFFAGLSDHLADKGYFTARADDLIAWARTGSLMWMTFGLACCAVEMMQAGNPRYDLERFGMAPRGSPRQSDVMIVAGTLTNKMAPALRKVYDQMPEPRYVVSMGSCANGGGYYHYSYSVVRGCDRIVPVDIYVPGCPPTAEALVYGMLQLQKKIRREGSIER; this is translated from the coding sequence ATGGCAGACGATTACAAGCCATATGCACTCGGAGCTGGCCGCGCCGGTGTCGAAGGCGGGCATGATGTCCGTCCTGACGATCCGTTTTTTGCCGGTCTCTCCGATCACCTCGCAGACAAAGGCTATTTTACCGCCCGCGCCGATGACCTGATTGCCTGGGCCCGGACCGGCTCGCTCATGTGGATGACCTTTGGTCTGGCATGCTGCGCGGTCGAGATGATGCAGGCCGGCAATCCGCGCTATGACCTTGAGCGGTTCGGCATGGCACCGCGCGGCTCGCCGCGTCAGTCCGACGTGATGATCGTTGCCGGTACGCTGACCAACAAGATGGCGCCGGCCCTTCGCAAGGTCTACGACCAGATGCCAGAGCCGCGTTACGTCGTGTCCATGGGTTCATGTGCCAATGGCGGCGGCTATTATCACTATTCATATTCCGTGGTGCGCGGGTGTGACCGGATCGTTCCTGTCGACATCTATGTGCCCGGCTGCCCGCCGACCGCCGAAGCGCTCGTCTATGGTATGCTGCAACTTCAGAAGAAGATCCGCCGCGAAGGCTCGATTGAGCGCTAG
- a CDS encoding NADH-quinone oxidoreductase subunit C: protein MSEALKELGEHVSDSCADMVKSFHVHHGELTLIAERDSIVRLSKFLKDDNQCVFETLIDICGVDYPERSQRFEVVYHYLSMRLNQRIRVKISTDENAVVPSLTGLHPSADWFEREAFDMYGIRFAGHPDMRRLLTDYGFEGYPLRKDFPLTGYTEVRYDDLEKRVVSEPVSLVQEYRNFDFLSPWEGMTTELPGDEKAEKEADNG from the coding sequence ATGAGTGAAGCCCTGAAAGAGCTTGGCGAACATGTCAGCGACTCGTGCGCCGACATGGTGAAAAGCTTCCATGTTCATCATGGAGAGCTGACGCTGATTGCCGAGCGCGATTCCATCGTGCGGCTGTCGAAATTCCTCAAGGATGACAATCAGTGTGTCTTCGAGACGCTGATCGACATTTGCGGGGTCGACTATCCAGAGCGCAGCCAGCGCTTCGAGGTGGTCTATCACTATCTGTCGATGCGCCTGAACCAGCGCATCCGCGTCAAGATATCGACCGATGAGAACGCGGTCGTGCCGAGCCTTACCGGCCTGCACCCGAGCGCCGACTGGTTCGAGCGAGAAGCCTTCGACATGTACGGGATCCGCTTTGCGGGCCATCCGGACATGCGCCGCCTGCTGACTGATTATGGCTTTGAGGGCTATCCGCTCCGCAAGGATTTCCCGCTGACAGGCTATACCGAAGTTCGTTATGACGACCTTGAAAAGCGCGTTGTCAGCGAGCCGGTGAGCCTCGTTCAGGAATACCGCAACTTTGATTTTCTCTCGCCGTGGGAAGGCATGACGACAGAATTGCCGGGCGACGAGAAAGCAGAAAAGGAGGCTGACAATGGCTGA
- a CDS encoding NADH-quinone oxidoreductase subunit D, producing the protein MADGTPPEDDRTFTLNFGPQHPAAHGVLRMIMDLDGEVVDRIDSHIGLLHRGTEKLLEYKTYLQGLPYFDRLDYVAPMNQEHAWCLAIERLLGLEVPRRAKFIRVLYSEMGRLLSHLLNIGTQIMDVGALTPITWAFEEREKLMGFYERASGSRMHSAYFRPGGVHQDLPQDLIDDIMFFCEQFPAALAQIEDLVTENRIFKQRNVDIGVVDEKMIMEWGFSGVMVRGSGLAWDLRRSQPYEIYDEIPGDVFKVVVGNNGDNYDRYVCRMEEMLVSNDIMKWCIENMPEGEVLLAGSKVSPPRRGDMKRSMEALIHHFKLYTEGFHVPEGEVYACVEAPKGEFGVYLVADGSNRPYRAKIRAPGFPHLAAMDHLCKGHMLADVSAILGSLDIVFGEIDR; encoded by the coding sequence ATGGCTGATGGCACACCTCCTGAGGACGACCGCACGTTCACGCTGAACTTTGGGCCGCAGCACCCGGCCGCGCACGGCGTGCTGCGCATGATCATGGATCTCGATGGTGAGGTCGTTGACCGTATCGACAGCCATATCGGCCTGCTGCATCGCGGCACCGAGAAGCTGCTCGAATACAAGACCTACCTTCAGGGCCTGCCTTATTTCGATCGGCTCGACTATGTCGCGCCGATGAACCAGGAACATGCCTGGTGCCTGGCGATCGAGCGTCTGCTCGGTCTCGAAGTGCCGCGGCGGGCGAAGTTCATTCGCGTTCTCTATTCAGAGATGGGCCGGCTGCTGAGCCACCTCCTGAATATTGGCACCCAGATCATGGATGTCGGCGCGCTGACACCGATTACATGGGCCTTTGAAGAGCGGGAAAAGTTGATGGGGTTCTATGAGCGGGCCTCGGGCTCGCGCATGCACTCTGCCTATTTCCGGCCTGGCGGCGTCCATCAGGATCTGCCTCAGGACCTGATCGATGACATCATGTTCTTCTGTGAGCAGTTCCCGGCGGCGCTCGCTCAGATCGAAGACCTCGTCACGGAGAACCGCATCTTCAAACAGCGCAATGTCGACATCGGCGTTGTCGATGAAAAGATGATCATGGAGTGGGGCTTTTCCGGCGTCATGGTGCGCGGCTCCGGCCTCGCCTGGGATCTTCGCCGCTCGCAGCCTTACGAGATCTATGACGAGATTCCGGGCGACGTCTTCAAGGTCGTCGTTGGCAATAATGGTGATAATTACGACCGCTATGTCTGCCGGATGGAAGAGATGCTGGTGTCAAATGACATCATGAAATGGTGCATCGAGAATATGCCCGAGGGCGAGGTTCTGCTGGCCGGGTCGAAAGTCTCGCCGCCGCGCCGGGGCGACATGAAGCGCTCAATGGAAGCGCTGATCCATCACTTCAAGCTCTACACCGAGGGTTTCCACGTGCCCGAAGGCGAAGTCTATGCCTGCGTCGAGGCGCCGAAGGGTGAGTTTGGTGTCTATCTGGTTGCCGACGGATCGAACCGTCCGTACCGCGCCAAGATCCGCGCGCCCGGCTTTCCGCACCTCGCGGCCATGGACCATCTGTGCAAGGGCCACATGCTGGCAGACGTGTCTGCCATTCTGGGTTCGCTCGATATCGTGTTTGGGGAGATCGACCGCTAA
- the nuoE gene encoding NADH-quinone oxidoreductase subunit NuoE, with the protein MALRRFDIEAGGETFAFNAETEPTIAFWMGKYPEDKKRSAVIPLLWLAQKDNGGWLSEPAMRTVADRLEMPYIRVYEVATFYTMFRLQPVGKNHVQLCGTTPCMLRGANDLKKVCEKRIGKKMAVTDDGRLSWEEVECLGACVNAPMVQINDYYYEDLTPESLDEILSRLAGGVAVPPGNFVDRLNSAPVGGATTLKEKDLYDGSRNGAGGLPNLPEATDGDEPEAEAKGEPPRYKPTNTDREEPSKKAVEAADDEIKPEGATSSEPKRDAAPKADDGAELEGQRPEAADVEAEASDDLKKIKGVGPKIEKQLNGLGVHTFSQIAAWTRDNVKWVDGYLSFRGRIDREAWIEQAKTLASEDKS; encoded by the coding sequence ATGGCTCTACGCCGTTTTGATATTGAGGCTGGAGGCGAAACGTTCGCTTTCAACGCCGAAACGGAGCCGACGATTGCGTTCTGGATGGGTAAGTATCCAGAGGACAAGAAGCGCTCGGCTGTCATTCCGCTGCTCTGGCTGGCGCAGAAGGACAATGGCGGCTGGCTGTCCGAGCCAGCCATGCGGACGGTCGCTGACCGTCTGGAGATGCCGTATATCCGCGTCTATGAGGTCGCGACCTTCTATACGATGTTCCGGCTTCAGCCTGTCGGCAAGAACCACGTCCAGCTTTGCGGCACGACGCCGTGCATGCTGCGCGGGGCGAATGATCTCAAAAAGGTCTGCGAGAAGCGGATCGGCAAGAAGATGGCCGTCACCGATGATGGGCGTCTGTCGTGGGAAGAGGTCGAGTGTCTCGGCGCCTGCGTGAATGCGCCGATGGTGCAGATCAATGACTATTATTACGAAGACCTGACGCCAGAGTCGCTGGACGAGATCCTCTCGCGGCTGGCAGGCGGAGTCGCGGTGCCACCTGGTAATTTCGTCGACCGGCTGAACAGTGCGCCTGTCGGCGGGGCGACGACGCTGAAGGAAAAAGACCTTTATGACGGCTCGCGCAATGGTGCGGGCGGTCTGCCGAACCTTCCGGAGGCGACGGATGGCGACGAGCCTGAGGCCGAAGCCAAGGGGGAACCTCCGCGCTACAAGCCAACGAATACCGACCGCGAAGAGCCATCCAAGAAGGCTGTCGAGGCGGCTGATGATGAGATCAAGCCTGAAGGGGCGACGTCTTCGGAACCCAAGCGCGACGCGGCGCCGAAGGCTGATGATGGCGCGGAGCTTGAAGGCCAGCGCCCGGAAGCGGCTGATGTCGAGGCCGAGGCGTCCGATGATCTGAAGAAAATCAAGGGCGTAGGGCCGAAAATTGAGAAACAGCTCAATGGGCTCGGCGTGCACACTTTCAGCCAGATCGCTGCATGGACGCGCGACAATGTAAAATGGGTCGACGGGTATCTGTCGTTCCGTGGCCGTATCGACAGGGAAGCCTGGATCGAGCAGGCCAAGACACTTGCATCTGAGGACAAAAGCTAA
- the nuoF gene encoding NADH-quinone oxidoreductase subunit NuoF produces MLQDKDRIFTNLYGAHSPGLEEARKRGAWHLTREMLQQTPEWICDQIKASGLRGRGGAGFPTGLKWTFMPKEVRERPHYLVVNADESEPGTCKDREIMRHDPHLLIEGCMIASYAMRAHACYVYLRGEYIAEREALEKAVKEAYEAGLIGKNNKNGWDFDLYVHHGAGAYICGEETALLESLEGKKGQPRLKPPFPANAGLYGCPTTVNNVESIAVAPTILRRGAEWFAGFGRPNNTGTKLFCISGHVNKPCNVEEEMSITFRDLIETHCGGIRGGWENLKAVIPGGSSVPMVPAEQIMDAYMDFDTLRDLRSGLGTAAVIVMDKSTDLIQAIARISYFYKHESCGQCTPCREGTGWMWRVLERMAKGQAEVSDIDMLLDVAGQVEGHTICALGDAAAWPVQGLIRHFRHEIEDRISEYRAPRTVVQGATVAAE; encoded by the coding sequence ATGCTGCAGGACAAGGATCGCATCTTTACCAATCTCTATGGCGCGCACTCGCCTGGTCTTGAAGAGGCCAGGAAGCGCGGTGCCTGGCATCTGACGCGTGAGATGCTCCAACAGACACCGGAATGGATCTGCGACCAGATCAAGGCGTCGGGCCTGCGTGGGCGCGGCGGGGCTGGCTTTCCTACGGGGCTCAAGTGGACCTTCATGCCCAAGGAAGTGCGGGAGCGCCCGCATTATCTGGTCGTCAACGCCGACGAGTCCGAGCCCGGCACGTGCAAGGACCGCGAGATCATGCGGCATGACCCGCACCTTCTGATCGAAGGCTGCATGATCGCCTCCTATGCGATGCGCGCGCATGCCTGCTACGTCTATCTGCGCGGCGAATATATTGCCGAGCGCGAGGCGCTGGAGAAAGCCGTCAAGGAAGCCTATGAGGCTGGCCTCATCGGCAAGAACAACAAGAATGGCTGGGATTTCGATCTCTATGTCCATCATGGCGCAGGGGCCTATATCTGCGGCGAGGAAACCGCGCTGCTCGAAAGCCTCGAGGGCAAGAAGGGCCAGCCGCGCCTGAAGCCGCCATTCCCGGCCAATGCCGGTCTCTATGGCTGCCCGACGACCGTGAACAATGTCGAATCGATTGCCGTTGCGCCGACCATTCTGCGCCGCGGTGCCGAATGGTTTGCAGGCTTTGGCCGCCCGAATAATACCGGTACCAAGCTATTCTGCATCTCTGGCCATGTGAACAAGCCGTGCAATGTCGAGGAAGAGATGTCGATCACCTTCCGTGATCTCATCGAAACCCATTGCGGCGGTATTCGTGGCGGCTGGGAGAACCTCAAGGCCGTGATTCCTGGTGGCTCATCGGTGCCGATGGTGCCGGCCGAGCAGATCATGGATGCCTATATGGACTTCGACACGCTGCGGGACCTGCGCTCAGGGCTCGGGACGGCGGCTGTCATCGTGATGGACAAGTCGACTGACCTCATTCAGGCGATCGCGCGCATCTCATACTTCTACAAGCATGAGAGCTGCGGCCAGTGTACGCCGTGCCGCGAAGGCACTGGCTGGATGTGGCGTGTGCTGGAACGGATGGCAAAGGGTCAGGCGGAGGTGTCGGATATCGACATGCTGCTGGACGTGGCTGGTCAGGTCGAAGGTCATACGATCTGCGCACTGGGCGATGCTGCGGCGTGGCCGGTCCAGGGTCTCATCCGTCACTTCCGCCACGAGATCGAAGACCGTATCTCCGAGTACCGGGCGCCGCGCACTGTCGTGCAGGGCGCAACCGTGGCCGCGGAGTAG
- the nuoG gene encoding NADH-quinone oxidoreductase subunit NuoG — protein sequence MADDLFKLNIDGKDIEVPKHYTLMQACEEAGAEIPRFCYHERLSVAGNCRMCLVQWKGAPKPIASCAQTVGDMRLNPDGTAPTILTSGDYVEKARNGVMEFLLINHPLDCPICDQGGECDLQDQAMAYGRSGSRYALNKRAVEDKYMGPLVKTHMTRCIQCTRCVRFAAEVAGVEELGMISRGEDAEITTYLEESLSSELSGNVIDLCPVGALTSKPYAYNARPWELRKSESIDIMDAMGAAIRVDAKGAGVMRIMPVVNEEVNEEWLSDKSRFIWDGLARQRLDKPYVRENGKLRPASWPEALQKTADALKASKEKTGFIAGDLVEVEQARAALDLARSLEVSSTDCRPEGASYGADGVREKYILNPTFMGVEEADVLLLIGTNPRVEAAVWNARIRKAWLWNNLQVGVVGEPVDLTYDYEHLGTGPGDLEGLLDGDSDFVKAFKDAKRPMVIVGEQALVGEHGEDVLKAAHQIALDAGGISEDWSGFGVLHNAAGRVGALDTGFLPGENGLDTKAMLEGGVDTLVLLGADELDLSRLGDTTVIYVGSHGDRGAARADIILPSAAYTEMEATYVNTEGRVQMTRKAVQPKGEAREAWAIFRALSEVLGAALPYDSAGQLREQLREHNPIFAGLGFAPGEAAHEALSKAPEKPKSLAGARPFEAPFEDFYLSNPIARASKTMAECSLMKRGLETPVAAE from the coding sequence ATGGCTGACGACCTTTTCAAACTGAACATCGATGGCAAGGATATCGAGGTGCCCAAGCACTACACGCTGATGCAGGCGTGTGAGGAAGCTGGCGCTGAAATCCCGCGCTTCTGCTATCACGAGCGCCTGTCGGTTGCCGGTAACTGCCGTATGTGCCTGGTCCAGTGGAAAGGCGCGCCAAAGCCTATTGCGAGCTGCGCCCAGACCGTTGGCGATATGCGGTTGAACCCGGATGGCACGGCGCCGACCATCCTGACCTCTGGCGATTATGTCGAGAAGGCTCGCAATGGCGTCATGGAATTCCTGCTGATCAACCACCCGCTGGATTGCCCGATCTGCGACCAGGGCGGTGAGTGCGACCTGCAGGACCAGGCCATGGCCTATGGCCGGTCGGGCTCTCGCTATGCGCTGAACAAGCGCGCGGTCGAAGACAAGTATATGGGGCCGCTGGTCAAGACGCACATGACCCGCTGCATCCAGTGCACGCGTTGTGTGCGGTTCGCCGCAGAGGTTGCCGGTGTCGAAGAGCTGGGCATGATTTCGCGCGGCGAAGACGCTGAAATCACGACATACCTCGAAGAATCGCTCTCGTCGGAGCTCTCCGGCAATGTCATCGATCTTTGCCCGGTCGGCGCGCTGACATCCAAGCCATACGCCTACAATGCGCGGCCATGGGAGCTGCGCAAATCGGAATCGATTGACATCATGGACGCCATGGGCGCCGCGATCCGTGTGGATGCGAAGGGCGCAGGCGTGATGCGGATCATGCCAGTGGTCAATGAAGAGGTGAATGAAGAGTGGCTGTCAGACAAGTCGCGCTTCATCTGGGACGGGCTCGCCCGCCAGCGCCTCGACAAGCCTTATGTGCGCGAGAACGGCAAGCTGCGTCCCGCGAGCTGGCCGGAAGCGCTGCAGAAGACAGCGGATGCGCTGAAAGCCTCCAAGGAAAAGACAGGTTTTATTGCCGGTGACCTTGTTGAGGTCGAACAGGCCCGCGCCGCGCTCGATCTGGCACGTAGCCTTGAGGTTTCATCAACTGACTGCCGCCCTGAAGGCGCAAGCTATGGCGCTGATGGCGTGCGAGAAAAGTACATCCTGAACCCGACATTCATGGGCGTCGAGGAAGCCGACGTGCTGCTTCTGATCGGGACCAATCCGCGCGTTGAAGCGGCCGTCTGGAACGCGCGCATCCGCAAGGCCTGGCTCTGGAATAACCTCCAGGTTGGCGTTGTCGGCGAGCCTGTCGATCTGACCTATGACTATGAGCATCTCGGCACTGGCCCAGGCGACCTCGAGGGGCTGCTGGACGGTGACAGTGACTTTGTGAAGGCCTTCAAGGACGCCAAGCGGCCAATGGTTATCGTCGGCGAGCAGGCGCTTGTCGGTGAGCATGGCGAGGATGTCCTGAAGGCGGCGCATCAGATTGCGCTCGATGCTGGCGGTATCAGCGAAGACTGGAGCGGCTTCGGCGTTCTTCACAATGCCGCGGGCCGTGTCGGCGCGCTCGATACGGGATTCTTGCCGGGTGAGAATGGCCTTGATACCAAGGCGATGCTCGAAGGCGGCGTCGATACACTTGTCCTGCTCGGTGCAGATGAGCTTGATCTCAGCCGTCTTGGCGACACGACGGTGATCTATGTCGGCTCCCACGGGGATCGCGGCGCAGCGCGCGCGGACATTATCCTGCCGAGCGCAGCCTATACCGAAATGGAAGCGACCTATGTGAACACTGAGGGCCGCGTGCAGATGACCCGTAAGGCTGTCCAACCGAAGGGTGAGGCGCGTGAGGCCTGGGCGATCTTCCGGGCGCTTTCGGAAGTGCTGGGCGCGGCGCTGCCATATGATTCGGCCGGTCAGCTCCGCGAGCAGCTGCGTGAGCATAATCCAATATTCGCAGGTCTTGGCTTCGCGCCGGGCGAGGCGGCGCATGAGGCGCTGTCCAAGGCTCCCGAAAAGCCAAAAAGCCTTGCAGGCGCGCGTCCTTTTGAAGCGCCTTTCGAGGATTTCTATCTGTCCAACCCGATCGCTCGGGCATCAAAGACGATGGCGGAGTGCTCGCTCATGAAGCGTGGCCTTGAAACGCCGGTAGCAGCGGAGTAG
- the nuoH gene encoding NADH-quinone oxidoreductase subunit NuoH, producing the protein MSAFIQEHGLLFGWLTVIGQILLFTVVLLLCLAFLLLMDRKVWASVMMRKGPNVVGPFGLLQSFADFGKFLLKEIIIPAGANKTVFLLAPIMSLTLAFAAWAVIPVAPGWVVADLNVGILYLFAVSSLGVYGIIMGGWASNSKYPFLGSLRSAAQMVSYEVSIGFIIITVILLVGSMNLSAIADNQSGGFWTWHVFSFNNIILFPVMVVVFVMFFISALAETNRPPFDLPEAESELVAGYQVEYSSTPYLLFMIGEYLNIVLMCAMMVLLFLGGWHGLIPFGEDFVSSFPVWMVNLGHLAWFMAKVVFCFFLFALVKAVVPRYRYDQLMRLGWKIFLPTSLGAVFVVAAYVVYTGVQT; encoded by the coding sequence ATGAGTGCATTCATCCAGGAACATGGACTGCTGTTTGGCTGGCTGACCGTCATCGGTCAGATCCTGCTGTTTACGGTCGTCCTGTTGCTCTGTCTGGCTTTCCTCCTGCTCATGGATCGCAAGGTCTGGGCCTCCGTGATGATGCGCAAGGGACCCAACGTCGTTGGTCCGTTTGGCCTGCTTCAGAGTTTTGCCGACTTTGGCAAATTCCTGCTGAAGGAAATCATTATCCCGGCAGGGGCCAACAAGACGGTTTTCCTGCTGGCGCCGATCATGTCGCTAACGCTGGCTTTTGCCGCCTGGGCGGTGATTCCTGTGGCACCAGGCTGGGTGGTTGCTGACCTAAATGTCGGGATCCTTTACCTCTTCGCCGTCTCATCGCTTGGTGTCTACGGCATCATCATGGGCGGCTGGGCCTCCAACTCGAAATACCCGTTTCTCGGGTCCCTGCGGTCGGCTGCGCAGATGGTGTCTTATGAGGTCTCGATCGGCTTCATCATCATCACGGTTATCCTGCTCGTCGGCTCGATGAATCTGAGCGCCATCGCGGACAACCAGTCCGGCGGTTTCTGGACCTGGCACGTGTTCAGCTTCAACAACATCATACTCTTCCCGGTCATGGTCGTTGTGTTCGTGATGTTCTTTATCTCGGCGCTGGCTGAGACGAATCGGCCGCCTTTCGACCTGCCGGAAGCAGAATCAGAGCTCGTTGCCGGGTATCAGGTGGAGTATTCCTCCACGCCGTACCTGCTGTTCATGATCGGTGAGTACCTCAACATCGTTCTGATGTGCGCGATGATGGTGCTGCTCTTCCTTGGCGGCTGGCATGGGCTGATCCCGTTCGGTGAAGATTTCGTCTCGAGTTTCCCGGTCTGGATGGTCAATCTTGGCCACCTTGCCTGGTTCATGGCAAAAGTCGTTTTCTGCTTCTTCCTGTTCGCGCTCGTGAAAGCCGTCGTCCCACGCTATCGTTATGACCAGCTGATGCGCCTAGGCTGGAAAATCTTTCTTCCGACGTCGCTCGGCGCTGTCTTCGTCGTCGCCGCCTACGTCGTTTACACAGGAGTACAGACATGA
- the nuoI gene encoding NADH-quinone oxidoreductase subunit NuoI, whose amino-acid sequence MNIVQSLRGAMMTDFLHAFRIGIREMFRRKATVNYPFEKNPLSPRFRGEHALRRYPNGEERCIACKLCEAICPAQAITIDAEPREDGSRRTTRYDIDMVKCIYCGFCQEACPVDAIVEGPNFEFATETREELYYDKDRLLANGDRWERLIARNLELDAPYR is encoded by the coding sequence ATGAACATCGTTCAGTCCCTCCGCGGCGCCATGATGACCGACTTCCTGCATGCCTTCAGAATTGGCATCCGGGAAATGTTCCGGCGCAAGGCGACCGTGAACTATCCGTTCGAGAAGAACCCGCTGAGCCCGCGTTTCCGCGGGGAGCATGCGCTGCGCCGTTATCCAAATGGCGAAGAGCGCTGCATCGCGTGCAAACTGTGCGAAGCGATCTGCCCGGCGCAGGCCATTACGATCGATGCCGAACCGCGCGAAGATGGTTCACGCCGCACGACCCGTTATGACATCGACATGGTGAAATGCATCTATTGCGGTTTCTGTCAGGAAGCCTGTCCGGTAGACGCCATTGTCGAAGGTCCAAACTTCGAATTCGCGACCGAAACGCGCGAAGAACTTTACTATGACAAGGACAGACTGCTTGCGAATGGCGACCGTTGGGAACGCCTGATCGCCCGCAATCTTGAACTCGACGCGCCGTACCGTTAG